In Candidatus Contubernalis alkalaceticus, the following proteins share a genomic window:
- a CDS encoding glycine/betaine/sarcosine/D-proline family reductase selenoprotein B: MVKKRVVHYLNQFFGQVGGEEQAKEGFVVKEGPVGPGMSLQREFGDEAEIIATVICGDDYFAAHPEENAAEGLKLVASYKPDLFFAGPAFAAGRYSVACGAMCKAVGEELGIPVITGMNEEVPGMEMYRKHAFICKTGNHSREMVAVLKNMAKLAFRVISEEEVSNLVTLEKLPKPEEFNYFSRDMLRNEFCEKTVAERSVEKLLQKLKGEPFETEVVPPVFENFEIPSAVKDFSTSEIAFVSDGGLVPKGNPDGMTTRSNLRWGAYKIDELFENYEVIHAGYFNDYVLQSPDRLVPYDVLKDLVSEGKLGKVHDTFYSMPACTTVAKACEDNGAEIADEIIKRGTVDAVILTSTUGTSTRCGSTMARSIEKAGIPVVQITAIPNIAEMLGVNRIVVGDAVPHPTGNPKLEDSEKEKNLRRKYVLKALELLQTEVEGPTIATL; the protein is encoded by the coding sequence ATGGTTAAAAAAAGAGTAGTTCACTATCTTAATCAGTTTTTTGGCCAGGTCGGCGGGGAAGAACAAGCCAAGGAAGGTTTTGTTGTTAAAGAAGGTCCTGTGGGTCCCGGTATGTCATTACAAAGAGAGTTTGGAGATGAAGCTGAAATTATAGCCACAGTTATTTGCGGTGATGACTATTTCGCGGCTCACCCCGAGGAGAATGCAGCAGAGGGTTTAAAATTAGTCGCATCATATAAGCCTGATTTGTTTTTTGCTGGCCCTGCTTTTGCTGCCGGAAGGTATAGTGTTGCCTGTGGTGCGATGTGTAAAGCGGTGGGTGAAGAATTAGGCATTCCTGTTATAACGGGAATGAATGAGGAAGTTCCCGGTATGGAAATGTACAGGAAGCATGCCTTTATATGCAAGACCGGCAATCACAGCAGAGAGATGGTTGCTGTTTTGAAAAATATGGCAAAGTTAGCTTTCAGAGTTATTTCTGAAGAAGAAGTATCAAACCTGGTAACCTTAGAAAAATTACCGAAACCTGAGGAATTTAACTACTTCTCCCGGGACATGTTGAGAAATGAGTTTTGCGAAAAGACTGTAGCTGAAAGAAGTGTCGAAAAGCTGCTGCAAAAACTAAAAGGGGAACCCTTTGAGACTGAAGTAGTTCCTCCGGTATTTGAAAACTTTGAGATTCCTTCAGCTGTTAAGGATTTTAGTACCAGTGAAATTGCTTTTGTCAGCGATGGAGGCCTGGTGCCAAAGGGGAATCCTGATGGAATGACCACCAGAAGTAATCTTCGCTGGGGAGCCTATAAAATTGATGAACTTTTCGAGAATTATGAAGTGATTCATGCAGGCTATTTCAATGACTATGTTCTGCAAAGTCCTGATAGGTTAGTACCGTATGATGTACTGAAGGATTTGGTTAGTGAAGGGAAGCTTGGGAAAGTGCACGACACATTCTACTCTATGCCGGCCTGTACCACAGTTGCTAAGGCCTGTGAAGATAATGGTGCAGAGATAGCTGATGAAATTATAAAGAGGGGAACTGTTGATGCAGTTATCCTTACATCTACGTGAGGAACTAGTACTCGTTGCGGGTCAACGATGGCTAGAAGTATCGAAAAGGCGGGTATTCCTGTAGTTCAGATAACAGCTATTCCTAACATTGCAGAGATGTTGGGGGTAAACAGAATTGTAGTCGGAGATGCTGTTCCTCACCCGACAGGCAATCCTAAGCTGGAAGATAGTGAAAAAGAAAAAAATTTACGACGTAAGTATGTTTTAAAGGCTCTGGAGTTATTGCAGACAGAGGTTGAAGGACCGACGATCGCAACTTTATAG
- a CDS encoding UGSC family (seleno)protein: protein MDNQQPEVKLEVLNPRGEISPPPTYSLSPRLDDLNGKTVGLMDNWKSGAVYLQDAFEALLKERYPDIKVVRTTKPQGKPGGGRLLFSTEDWYKDVASQCDAFIFTVGDUGSCTWWGSHDSIGVEKEGTPGVLLVTETFYLDAIHAGEDVGMPGLRLVKMSDSWYRARIDPVMCKDLVGKVFDKVVEALISPLTPEEINPPQKEQEKLEETLTVVGRDIPDTVDVLNQLFMEKKLSDGLPIVPPTREAVRQMLTGTTRSPEEVIGTFPPKGGIATVEKVAVNAVMAGARPEYFPVILAALDCLADKYYDVTFWRMSTSSSMPVIIISGPIADELNINSSSGLIGYGYRANASIGRAVHLTTMNMGHTWPGENDMAEIGRPNSHTLFTFAENLKHSPWESYAEEKGHKNVVLVSTAVAGSLVVLGGGAIAPWTEQGVLDKLVAHIISVGGLSPHPGSFISAGTAWTSAYTVVMHPECARLLRKRGMSKRDVQEYLYEKTKVPFEEVGPTNVELIQEALQGGNFIPEAVSVYENALKPGGMVPSVQVPDHIDIIVAGSRSGHTFVFGGSTPNPNHQIRSIL from the coding sequence ATGGATAATCAGCAGCCAGAAGTTAAGCTTGAGGTGCTTAATCCTCGGGGTGAAATATCTCCCCCACCTACTTATAGTCTAAGTCCCCGTCTTGATGATTTAAATGGTAAGACAGTTGGTTTAATGGATAACTGGAAGTCTGGAGCTGTATATTTACAGGATGCTTTTGAAGCTTTGCTAAAAGAAAGATACCCTGACATAAAAGTAGTACGTACAACTAAACCCCAAGGAAAACCAGGGGGGGGAAGATTGTTATTTTCTACTGAAGACTGGTATAAAGATGTGGCCTCTCAGTGTGATGCATTCATCTTTACCGTAGGCGATTGAGGGTCCTGCACATGGTGGGGTTCCCACGATTCAATCGGAGTAGAGAAGGAAGGCACTCCAGGTGTTCTGCTTGTAACTGAAACATTTTATCTTGATGCAATTCACGCTGGGGAAGATGTTGGAATGCCCGGGTTGCGTTTAGTTAAAATGTCTGATAGTTGGTACCGGGCACGAATAGACCCGGTAATGTGTAAGGATCTTGTAGGTAAAGTTTTTGATAAAGTGGTGGAGGCTTTAATTAGCCCCTTAACTCCTGAAGAAATTAATCCACCGCAAAAAGAACAAGAGAAGCTGGAAGAAACCTTAACAGTTGTAGGAAGGGATATTCCAGATACTGTAGATGTATTAAATCAATTGTTTATGGAAAAAAAATTAAGCGACGGTCTGCCCATCGTTCCACCCACTAGAGAGGCCGTCCGCCAGATGCTTACGGGTACAACTCGTTCGCCCGAAGAGGTTATCGGTACTTTTCCTCCAAAAGGAGGGATTGCCACTGTTGAAAAAGTTGCCGTTAATGCAGTAATGGCAGGGGCCAGGCCGGAGTATTTCCCAGTCATTCTTGCTGCCTTAGATTGTTTGGCAGATAAATATTATGATGTCACTTTTTGGCGGATGTCAACGTCTTCTTCTATGCCGGTTATTATTATCAGCGGTCCAATCGCTGATGAATTAAATATTAACAGCAGTTCTGGATTAATTGGTTATGGCTATCGTGCCAATGCTTCCATTGGACGTGCCGTACATTTGACCACTATGAATATGGGACATACATGGCCTGGAGAAAACGATATGGCGGAAATAGGCAGGCCCAATTCACATACCTTATTTACCTTTGCAGAAAATTTAAAGCATAGTCCCTGGGAATCCTACGCTGAGGAGAAAGGACATAAGAATGTTGTGTTGGTGTCTACCGCAGTTGCAGGAAGCTTGGTTGTATTGGGAGGGGGAGCCATTGCCCCCTGGACGGAACAGGGGGTTTTAGACAAGTTAGTCGCACATATTATTAGCGTTGGCGGACTATCCCCTCATCCCGGTAGTTTCATTTCTGCAGGAACTGCCTGGACCAGCGCATATACGGTGGTAATGCATCCGGAATGTGCAAGGTTGTTAAGGAAAAGAGGCATGTCCAAACGGGATGTTCAAGAATATCTTTATGAAAAAACTAAAGTGCCTTTTGAAGAGGTAGGGCCAACCAATGTTGAACTAATCCAGGAGGCTCTTCAGGGCGGCAATTTTATTCCAGAAGCAGTATCTGTGTATGAAAATGCTCTAAAACCAGGCGGCATGGTACCAAGTGTTCAGGTTCCGGATCATATTGACATTATAGTTGCCGGCAGTAGATCTGGTCATACTTTTGTGTTTGGAGGCTCAACTCCCAATCCAAACCATCAGATAAGATCAATACTGTAA
- a CDS encoding thioredoxin family protein → MLELDKDNFEKEVLQEEGVVLVDFWSTQCGPCKELLPELVELAKKYDGKVKFCKLNIAGNRRLAIGQKVMGVPTVAIYKGGMKVSELSKEFDINDVESKLIEVTK, encoded by the coding sequence ATGCTTGAATTAGATAAAGATAATTTTGAAAAAGAGGTATTGCAGGAAGAAGGAGTAGTATTGGTTGATTTTTGGAGTACACAATGCGGCCCGTGTAAGGAATTGCTGCCTGAGTTGGTTGAATTGGCTAAAAAATATGACGGTAAGGTAAAGTTCTGCAAATTAAATATTGCAGGAAACAGGAGACTTGCCATTGGGCAAAAAGTGATGGGAGTGCCTACGGTAGCGATTTACAAAGGGGGGATGAAAGTATCCGAACTGAGTAAAGAATTTGATATTAATGATGTTGAATCCAAACTAATAGAGGTAACAAAGTAA
- the trxB gene encoding thioredoxin-disulfide reductase: MNQEIWDALIIGGGPGGLAAGIYCGRSKLETLMLEKGSLGGQVVEYEELENYPGFRRGSKGTEVVGSMAEHAKDFGLQIEKEEVIKIELEDNLKVAVTKSGKKYYAKTVILALGAKPRFLGAKGEKELTGKGVSYCATCDASFFEELEVMVIGNGDKAIEEAMYLTKFAEKVTIVIRRGMTEIGANKVSVEKALANPKISWICHSTVEEIKGDGIVETLVLRNLKDGGLSEHTTDGVFVFIGIEPKTSFLSDLIELDSHGWIVTDDKMETSVEGIYAVGDVRNKYLRQVVTAVSDGAIAAVAAEKYMEEQEDFRERVLNSQKPVAVGFWSMDKKESAVVLEEVEKIVNETEGSVTITKIEVSKKQELASRYDVKEVPTVLFFEKGQVINRLSGSFSMEDVRSILKNF, from the coding sequence TTGAATCAAGAGATTTGGGATGCCTTGATTATAGGTGGAGGTCCTGGGGGATTGGCTGCAGGTATATACTGCGGAAGGTCTAAGCTTGAGACTTTAATGCTGGAAAAAGGGTCTTTGGGTGGACAGGTTGTTGAATATGAAGAATTGGAAAACTATCCTGGATTTCGCAGGGGGAGTAAGGGAACTGAAGTTGTTGGTTCAATGGCGGAACATGCCAAGGATTTCGGCCTGCAAATTGAAAAGGAAGAAGTTATAAAAATAGAATTGGAAGACAATTTAAAGGTAGCTGTCACAAAGAGCGGCAAGAAGTATTATGCTAAAACTGTTATCCTTGCACTGGGAGCAAAACCTCGTTTTTTAGGGGCAAAAGGGGAAAAGGAATTGACAGGAAAAGGCGTTTCCTACTGTGCAACTTGTGATGCTAGTTTCTTTGAAGAGTTGGAAGTTATGGTTATAGGAAATGGTGATAAAGCAATTGAAGAAGCTATGTATCTTACTAAGTTTGCTGAAAAGGTGACGATAGTAATAAGGCGGGGTATGACTGAAATTGGTGCTAACAAAGTGAGTGTAGAAAAAGCCCTGGCCAATCCTAAAATATCCTGGATATGCCATTCAACAGTAGAGGAAATCAAGGGGGACGGGATTGTAGAAACCCTTGTTTTAAGAAACCTAAAAGATGGTGGACTCTCAGAACATACAACTGATGGAGTTTTTGTTTTCATAGGGATAGAACCCAAAACGTCATTTCTTTCTGATTTGATTGAACTGGATAGTCATGGTTGGATTGTTACAGATGACAAGATGGAAACGTCGGTTGAAGGGATTTATGCAGTGGGAGATGTAAGAAATAAATATCTGCGTCAGGTGGTAACCGCAGTAAGCGATGGGGCCATAGCAGCGGTAGCTGCGGAAAAATACATGGAAGAACAGGAGGATTTCAGAGAGCGAGTTCTGAATTCCCAAAAACCTGTGGCAGTAGGGTTCTGGTCAATGGATAAAAAGGAGAGCGCTGTTGTTTTAGAAGAAGTAGAGAAAATAGTGAATGAAACAGAAGGCAGCGTTACAATTACAAAAATTGAAGTAAGTAAAAAACAAGAACTGGCTTCCAGATATGATGTTAAGGAAGTTCCCACCGTTTTATTTTTTGAAAAAGGTCAGGTGATCAATCGTTTATCCGGGAGCTTTAGTATGGAGGATGTCAGGTCTATTCTAAAAAATTTTTAG
- a CDS encoding uroporphyrinogen decarboxylase family protein — protein sequence MNSFERVMTAMSGGKPDRVPVIPWVRDWCAFQAGFNIKDIMDNVERHVFSQYYCMKEFGYDAVFDLLGCMAESEAMGMKLKYSEKTAPMPTDHPVHNYAEDFPKLRIPDPQKDGRLPMVLEGVKRLKEICQGEVPVISYVQGPMRHTTMLRGFDNVMKDMYKKKDDLRALLDLATECQIIYGTALVHAGADIIMISDPSSSGDAISGKMYKEWSAEPTKRLVQAMKRAGAKAVMLHICGNITDRLDQIADFGLDAMSLDDEVDLEVAREILGDKTCLFGNISPATTLYSGPEEKIIAAAKENIEKVGKDGAYILGSGCIVSGINPPENIKAMVDAVNQYGVY from the coding sequence ATGAATTCATTTGAAAGAGTAATGACGGCAATGTCCGGAGGGAAACCTGACCGAGTGCCGGTGATACCTTGGGTCAGGGATTGGTGTGCTTTTCAAGCTGGTTTTAACATTAAGGATATTATGGATAATGTTGAGAGGCACGTATTTTCTCAGTATTACTGCATGAAAGAGTTTGGCTATGATGCGGTATTCGATCTCTTAGGTTGTATGGCGGAATCTGAAGCAATGGGGATGAAACTCAAGTATAGTGAAAAAACAGCCCCAATGCCAACAGACCATCCTGTTCATAATTATGCAGAAGATTTTCCAAAGCTTAGAATTCCAGACCCGCAAAAAGATGGACGTCTACCCATGGTTCTTGAGGGAGTTAAAAGGTTAAAGGAAATTTGTCAGGGTGAGGTTCCGGTCATTTCTTATGTTCAGGGTCCCATGAGGCATACCACTATGCTTAGAGGCTTTGACAATGTTATGAAGGATATGTATAAGAAAAAGGATGACTTAAGGGCTCTTTTAGACCTGGCCACTGAATGTCAGATCATTTATGGTACTGCACTGGTTCACGCAGGGGCAGATATAATCATGATTTCTGACCCATCCTCATCCGGTGATGCTATTTCCGGTAAAATGTACAAAGAATGGAGCGCTGAACCTACAAAACGATTGGTTCAAGCAATGAAGAGGGCAGGGGCAAAAGCAGTCATGCTTCATATTTGCGGTAATATTACCGATAGATTAGATCAAATCGCTGATTTCGGATTGGATGCCATGAGCCTTGATGATGAAGTAGATCTGGAAGTTGCCCGGGAGATTCTGGGAGACAAGACTTGTCTTTTTGGAAATATCAGTCCTGCTACAACTTTGTATTCCGGGCCGGAGGAAAAAATTATTGCGGCAGCCAAGGAAAACATTGAAAAAGTAGGGAAAGACGGAGCGTATATTCTGGGGTCTGGCTGTATAGTATCCGGTATTAACCCGCCTGAGAATATTAAAGCAATGGTGGACGCAGTTAACCAGTATGGTGTTTATTAA
- a CDS encoding glycine/sarcosine/betaine reductase component B subunit: MRLELESIEINDIQEGSKTFAEDCVLYVNLKELEELILGDSRIASVDINLVYPGDKTRILNVQDVVQPRCKVDKENADFPGFINKMQIAGDGKTRSLKGVAVIVSNPSTNRRESGLLDMSGPAAELSPYGKMKNVSIALYAADGVEERDFEDAVKNAGLLTAVYLAKGAEGHPVSQVEVYDLDIPNLDNNLPRVACYYQAYSPQFDYLAVSDRIVYGTALTNMVPTVYHPNEILDGGFVGWNALKAIDTYSIQNHGVIKELLKNHGKTLNFVGVVAVSANMNAESRERCACMSANLIKNVLGADGAILVKILGGMPHIDISATGEECEKLGVKTAVFTTPLTAVGTLSDTILFNSESLDLIITSCAPFERTKVPFKAEKFLGGTAETRIYHPEPVVQYAGDPEIDVEQYLLAGVHDHTGSAKVVVKEY; encoded by the coding sequence ATGAGATTAGAGTTAGAATCCATTGAAATTAATGATATTCAAGAGGGTTCAAAGACATTTGCCGAAGACTGTGTATTGTATGTTAATCTAAAGGAACTAGAGGAACTAATTCTTGGAGATTCCAGGATAGCATCTGTAGATATTAATTTGGTTTATCCCGGTGATAAAACACGAATTTTGAACGTTCAGGACGTTGTACAGCCTCGCTGCAAGGTTGATAAAGAAAATGCTGACTTTCCCGGATTTATTAACAAGATGCAAATTGCAGGGGATGGAAAGACCAGGTCTTTAAAAGGGGTTGCAGTAATAGTCTCCAATCCCAGCACCAACAGAAGAGAGAGTGGGCTGCTTGACATGAGCGGTCCCGCTGCTGAACTGAGCCCCTATGGAAAAATGAAGAATGTCAGTATTGCTCTATATGCTGCAGATGGGGTAGAGGAAAGAGATTTTGAAGATGCTGTTAAAAATGCAGGGCTTTTGACAGCAGTCTATCTTGCTAAAGGTGCAGAAGGACACCCGGTCAGCCAGGTGGAAGTCTATGATCTGGATATTCCTAATCTTGATAACAATCTTCCCCGGGTAGCCTGTTATTATCAGGCATACAGCCCACAGTTTGATTACCTCGCAGTATCGGACCGCATAGTTTATGGAACCGCTCTTACTAACATGGTTCCTACAGTGTATCATCCAAATGAAATCTTAGACGGTGGGTTTGTAGGGTGGAATGCTCTTAAAGCTATTGATACCTATAGTATTCAAAATCATGGGGTTATTAAAGAGCTGTTAAAGAACCATGGAAAGACATTAAATTTTGTGGGTGTGGTTGCTGTATCTGCAAACATGAATGCTGAATCGAGAGAACGCTGTGCCTGCATGTCTGCTAATTTAATTAAAAATGTATTAGGGGCAGACGGAGCGATTCTGGTTAAGATTTTAGGTGGAATGCCCCACATTGACATTTCTGCTACAGGGGAAGAATGTGAAAAGCTTGGCGTTAAAACTGCTGTATTTACTACTCCACTGACTGCTGTGGGCACTTTGTCTGATACTATTTTGTTTAATTCAGAATCACTGGATTTGATTATAACCTCCTGTGCCCCCTTTGAAAGAACTAAAGTGCCTTTTAAAGCGGAGAAGTTTCTGGGAGGGACAGCTGAGACTAGAATATATCATCCGGAACCTGTTGTTCAGTATGCGGGTGACCCTGAAATTGATGTTGAACAGTATCTGCTTGCCGGAGTTCATGATCATACCGGAAGTGCAAAGGTAGTCGTTAAAGAATATTAA